The Klebsiella sp. RHBSTW-00484 genome includes a window with the following:
- a CDS encoding type III toxin-antitoxin system ToxN/AbiQ family toxin → MKLEFFTVSDTYIQFLKKIDSKTPNNYAMGKPFVGVLFSIGEINYIAPLTSAKDKHKSIKNSNPAAFKIYDESDTSVEPKLISVVQLNNMIPVNNIVINKFDISIYDSKYQSLINKEINYIRTHSTLLINKANTLYDIVINKKVPALVNISCNFKDLEHGLSSYIPPA, encoded by the coding sequence TTGAAACTTGAATTTTTCACTGTAAGTGATACTTATATTCAATTTTTAAAAAAAATTGACAGTAAAACTCCAAATAACTATGCGATGGGTAAACCTTTTGTTGGTGTTCTTTTTTCCATTGGTGAAATAAATTACATAGCACCTTTGACTTCTGCCAAAGACAAACACAAATCAATAAAAAATAGTAACCCTGCAGCCTTCAAAATATATGATGAGTCTGATACGTCAGTTGAGCCAAAATTAATATCCGTTGTACAGTTAAACAACATGATTCCTGTGAATAACATTGTTATAAATAAATTTGACATTTCGATTTATGATTCCAAATATCAATCATTAATAAATAAAGAAATTAATTACATCCGTACACACAGCACTCTGTTAATTAATAAAGCAAATACGTTATATGACATTGTTATAAATAAAAAGGTTCCCGCCTTAGTAAATATTTCATGTAATTTTAAAGACTTAGAGCATGGACTAAGTAGCTATATACCCCCAGCCTAA